The DNA window CGAGCGCTTCGCCCACGAGAACCTCGTGCCGCTTGCAGGAAAGCCAGCGTACGTCATCACGCAGACGTTCTACCGCAAAGTGAGTCGCGAGTGCTATGTGAGCTACCTGGGAAACCGGTACAGCGTTCCCTGGAGGTACGCAACACGCGAAGCAGTCCTGCGTATCAAACAAGGCCGCATCCTCGTGGAGATCGCGGGAACACTCGCCGCAGAGCACGACGTTCACCTCGGAAGCGGGAACGTCACGAGACAGTCCGAACACTTTGCGGGCCTCCTCAAAGCCACGAGAGACCGCATAGCACAACCCAACCGCGTGCATGACTGGACGAACGTTCCAAACGTAGAGCAACGCGCATTGAGTGAGTACGATCGCGTCCTCGAAGACTTTCCTGGAGCGTGAAGCGCGTGACGCATCTCGCTTACGAGCGCGTGCACGCGAACCTGAAAACACTCGGCTTGACGACGGCCGAGAGCATCCTCGATGCGACGCTCCAGAACAAGCAGAACGAGGAGAAGACCCCGCTCGAGGTCATCGACTACATCGTGGAAGAAGAAGTCAAAGCGAAGCGCGTGCGCGCGAGCGAAACGCGCTTTCGACTTGCCAGGTTTCCCGCGAGGAAATCGTTGGACGACTTCGACTTCAAGTTCCAACCAGGAGTCGACCAAGCCACGATCAAGGAGCTCCGCACGCTGCGTTTCTTGCACAATGAAGAGAACGTCCTCTTCCTTGGCCCGCCTGGCGTTGGCAAGACGCACTTAGCGATCGGGCTTGGAGTGGAAGCCGTGCATCACGGGTTCACGACGCTCTATACGACGGCGACGAGTGTTGTGGAGCAGTTGCGGAAGGCATCGCGTCGTGACGAATTTGAAGAGAAACTCCGGCAATTGTCCAAACCGCGGTTGCTCATCCTCGACGAGGTCGGGTACTTGCCGCTTGACAAGGAGGGCTCGCATCACTTCTTCCAGCTCGTCAGCCGCCGGTACGAACGCGGCAGCACGATCTTCACGAGCAACAAGCCCTTCAGCGAGTGGG is part of the Euryarchaeota archaeon genome and encodes:
- a CDS encoding ATP-binding protein, translated to MTHLAYERVHANLKTLGLTTAESILDATLQNKQNEEKTPLEVIDYIVEEEVKAKRVRASETRFRLARFPARKSLDDFDFKFQPGVDQATIKELRTLRFLHNEENVLFLGPPGVGKTHLAIGLGVEAVHHGFTTLYTTATSVVEQLRKASRRDEFEEKLRQLSKPRLLILDEVGYLPLDKEGSHHFFQLVSRRYERGSTIFTSNKPFSEWGETLGDSVIASAVLDRALHHSTVVNIKGDSYRLKQKRRAGIMIPGAPGDRKT